In the Engystomops pustulosus chromosome 2, aEngPut4.maternal, whole genome shotgun sequence genome, one interval contains:
- the LOC140116765 gene encoding cell cycle control protein 50C-like, whose product MGKKKKDEKTNIPISKCPDNSAFKQQRIPAWKPTLTPASVLSTFFITGLFCLAVGISWIVATQNVTEIWVTYSDFCTQCSKFRENSSNSVEPCSCFASFTLPQKMQGDVFLYYGLSNFFQNHRRYVISKYDTQLLGRNVTSESIKKSSYCAPFSTYNNGTPMAPCGAIANSLFNDTISLVYHLDARSFIPVPLLRTGNTWWSDKNVKFSNPIPKDNLVQAFAGSARPPYWQKPPYDLDPQDPNNNGYINDDFINWMRVAALPNFRKLYRRVARLQEFSDGLPAGNYSIFIDYNFPVSKFGGKKHAILSTLSWCGGNNMFLGIAYTVTGAAIILTAFAMLAVHLKKQKPKKTLSVR is encoded by the exons ATGGGGAAGAAGAAAAAGGATGAAAAAACAAATATTCCAATTTCAAAATGTCCGGATAACAGCGCATTCAAGCAGCAGAGAATCCCGGCATGGAAGCCCACCCTGACCCCGGCGTCCGTCCTCAGCACCTTCTTCATCACCGGCCTCTTCTGTCTCGCTGTAGGAATTAGCTGGATTGTAGCAACACAGAACGTTACAGAAATATGG GTGACATATTCTGACTTCTGCACACAATGTTCAAAATTCCGGGAAAATTCTTCAAATTCAGTAGAGCCGTGCAGCTGTTTTGCTAGTTTTACACTACCTCAAAAGATGCAG GGTGACGTCTTTTTATATTATGGGCTCAGCAATTTTTTCCAGAACCATCGGAGATATGTGATATCCAAATATGACACCCAGTTGCTCGGAAGAAATGTTACTTCAGAG AGTATAAAGAAGAGTAGTTACTGCGCTCCATTTTCCACATACAATAATGGCACCCCTATGGCTCCCTGTGGTGCAATTGCCAACAGCCTGTTCAATG ATACAATATCATTAGTCTATCATTTGGACGCCAGATCCTTTATCCCTGTTCCACTGCTGAGGACCGGAAACACCTGGTGGTCTGACAAGAATGTGAAATTCAGTAACCCTATACCAAAAGACAATCTTGTTCAGGCCTTTGCAG GAAGTGCTAGGCCGCCATATTGGCAGAAACCGCCATACGATCTTGATCCTCAGGACCCCAATAACAATGGCTACATTAATGACGACTTCATCAATTGGATGAGAGTGGCAGCTTTACCCAACTTCCGAAAACTCTATAGACGCGTCGCACGACTACAGGAGTTCTCTGATGGCCTTCCAGCTGGAAATTAcagcatttttattgattata ATTTCCCTGTTTCCAAGTTCGGAGGTAAAAAACATGCTATTCTGTCAACTCTATCGTGGTGCGGAGGAAATAACATGTTTTTAGGAATTGCTTACACAGTGACTGGGGCGGCCATTATACTTACAGCATTTGCCATGCTCGCTGTGCATCTGAAGAAACAGAAGCCTAAGAAGACGTTATCTGTCAGATAA
- the LOC140119449 gene encoding zona pellucida sperm-binding protein 4-like — MSGSWWVWVLALWGSLVTGAQGMFYEEPLLICGDEDLEYTLQLLPTNISTRLSVYDLDGNGTPLITDESCGIWVTPDFDGNVVIYAQYDGCYIQKMENNYTMTIFLEVNTTGEWEVYQKEDLMCPISQPLTFGVKDSPSPSECSGVPRENRLACGGPQVSQEVCLQNGCCFDQADPRTPCYYGNRVTAQCTRDGMLSVAVSSGVTLPSLILPSVKFPRASGTACGPIAQNNAFILFSFPLSACGTTQTVDGTNVVYENDLVGDKEVRTWGGSSITRDSTFRLHIRCSFIQSDLTQLTVEVYTLPPPPPASSFGPLSFEMRIAQDDQYQKYYIDADYPIIKVLRDPIFVEVRILNRRDAAVVLMLDHCWGTATADPQRLPQWPILVDGCPFEGDNYKTLMRSVYDEALEFPLHYKRFIVSTFAFEEFGQTSLSGLVYFHCSVSACVQSPQDQCMTRCPTRRRRAVNRFDEVTVSAHGPIVFDMKQKELFSRGVEETGHHLRLDWVWAVLAGSVFGIAIVTVWLKKRNVYKIKNINI; from the exons ATGTCTGGCAGCTGGTGGGTTTGGGTCCTGGCCCTATGGGGGTCCCTGGTGACCGGTGCTCAGGGCATGTTTTATGAGGAGCCCCTGCTGATCTGTGGAGATGAGGACTTGGAGTACACACTGCAGCTTTTGCCCACTAATATTTCCACCAGGCTTTCAGTTTATG ATCTTGATGGAAATGGGACCCCACTGATTACTGATGAATCCTGTGGTATCTGGGTCACTCCTGACTTTGATGGGAATGTAGTCATTTATGCCCAATATGATGGCTGTTACATTCAGAAAATG GAGAATAACTATACAATGACTATCTTCTTGGAAGTCAATACTACCGGAGAATGGGAGGTATACCAGAAAGAAGATCTCATGTGTCCAATTTCCCAGCCCCTAACTTTTGGAG TAAAGGATTCGCCTTCCCCCAGTGAATGCTCAGGTGTCCCAAGGGAGAATAGACTTGCATGTGGTGGCCCTCAAGTCTCCCAGGAGGTTTGCCTACAGAATGGCTGCTGTTTTGACCAAGCTGACCCCAGAACACCATGCTACTATGGAAATCGAG TTACTGCCCAGTGTACCAGAGATGGCATGCTCTCCGTTGCAGTTTCTAGTGGCGTCACTTTGCCATCTCTAATCCTACCATCTGTGAAGTTTCCTAGAGCCAGTGGTACAGCCTGTGGTCCTATTGCTCAGAACAATGCATTTATTCTCTTCAGTTTTCCACTGTCGGCCTGTGGGACCACACAAACT GTTGATGGCACGAATGTGGTTTATGAGAATGACTTGGTGGGTGACAAGGAGGTGAGAACTTGGGGAGGATCCTCCATTACCAGAGACAGTACTTTTAG gtTGCACATTCGCTGCAGTTTTATTCAAAGTGATTTGACGCAATTGACTGTAGAAGTTTACACCCTGCCTCCACCACCTCCTGCCTCTAGCTTTGGGCCATTGAGCTTTGAAATGAGGATTGCCCAAG ATGACCAGTACCAAAAATACTACATTGATGCTGACTATCCTATAATCAAGGTACTCAGGGATCCCATTTTTGTAGAAGTCCGCATTCTAAACAGAAGAGACGCTGCAGTGGTGCTAATGCTGGATCATTGCTGGGGGACTGCTACCGCGGACCCTCAACGGCTGCCACAGTGGCCAATCTTGGTGGATGG GTGTCCTTTTGAAGGTGATAACTACAAGACACTGATGAGATCTGTATACGATGAGGCACTGGAGTTCCCTCTTCACTACAAGCGCTTCATTGTCAGTACTTTTGCGTTTGAGGAATTTGGTCAGACTTCATTATCTGGACTG GTCTACTTCCACTGTAGTGTATCTGCATGTGTGCAATCTCCCCAAGACCAGTGCATGACTAGATGCCCCACTAGAC GACGAAGGGCTGTAAACCGCTTTGATGAAGTGACTGTATCAGCACATGGACCGATTGTGTTTGACATGAAGCAAAAGGAACTGTTCTCTCGAG GAGTTGAAGAAACTGGACACCATCTAAGACTGGACTGGGTCTGGGCTGTGCTCGCTGGTAGCGTGTTTGGCATTGCTATAGTGACTGTCTGGCTGAAAAAAAggaatgtttataaaattaaaaatattaatatttaa